From a region of the Phaeodactylum tricornutum CCAP 1055/1 chromosome 4, whole genome shotgun sequence genome:
- a CDS encoding predicted protein encodes MAKRTDFVMMVFPLLLTFALTKAAAFSTSEISGNSEALRLLISPERQLDQNSGGSDFIGQYSVKFQGCHHVQQWNNDADGEEDVRIKTKWLARFRLCPVDQCSSDRSAGCTSRYGDYVVDLDTFLQNFVSLQNGDACDQADEDCANNCSSDDSGCLQKCYQSYGAGYCLEEDKAEAYGFDVSQYLDCTQIDGGNDKAYYVGPYCANQGGDVRLGVFSDDTCTTFAQSGGSAFSNTFGFNLPYSSESLVTSQCVGCGSSDGNGNVETNQMCGNVYSMSGKCETRMAVDYPNESSCGYIEGIKVIREDGVIRSSTVRKSKAAAVSIGLFTTVSVLLAGYAFYLRTKLGRAQINLAAASQPLT; translated from the coding sequence ATGGCAAAACGAACCGATTTCGTGATGATGGTGTTCCCCTTGCTACTCACTTTCGCCTTGACAAAAGCAGCAGCTTTCTCTACCAGTGAAATATCGGGCAACTCGGAAGCACTTCGGTTGCTAATATCGCCAGAACGACAACTGGATCAAAACAGCGGCGGCTCGGATTTCATCGGTCAGTACTCAGTCAAGTTTCAGGGATGCCATCATGTGCAGCAATGGAACAACGATGCCGACGGTGAAGAAGACGTGCGCATCAAGACAAAGTGGCTCGCCCGCTTTCGATTATGTCCCGTGGACCAATGCAGTTCGGATCGATCCGCGGGCTGTACGAGCCGCTACGGAGACTACGTCGTTGACCTCGACACTTTTTTACAAAACTTTGTTTCCTTGCAGAACGGCGATGCCTGTGACCAAGCGGACGAGGATTGTGCAAACAACTGCAGCAGTGACGATAGCGGGTGCTTGCAAAAATGCTATCAATCTTACGGGGCTGGCTACTGTCttgaagaagacaaagcGGAAGCATACGGATTTGATGTTTCACAGTACCTCGATTGTACTCAGATTGATGGAGGTAACGACAAGGCTTATTACGTGGGACCCTATTGTGCTAATCAAGGCGGTGACGTACGATTAGGAGTCTTTTCGGACGATACTTGCACAACCTTTGCTCAAAGCGGTGGTTCTGCTTTTTCCAATACGTTCGGTTTCAACCTGCCTTACTCGAGTGAATCTTTGGTGACTAGCCAGTGCGTCGGCTGTGGCTCGAGCGACGGGAATGGCAACGTCGAGACCAACCAAATGTGCGGAAATGTGTACAGCATGTCGGGAAAATGCGAAACCCGCATGGCGGTGGACTACCCTAATGAATCATCGTGCGGGTACATTGAAGGCATCAAAGTTATTCGAGAAGATGGTGTCATTCGATCTTCGACTGTGCGCAAGTCcaaagctgctgctgtttcGATTGGATTGTTCACGACAGTATCCGTATTGCTCGCCGGATATGCTTTTTACCTACGCACCAAGTTGGGGCGGGCGCAGATCAATCTCGCGGCAGCGTCACAACCATTGACCTAA
- a CDS encoding predicted protein: MTNASGESPGGMGANGRALQRSSSATSLENVVASTKSTNGLTSFLEAAPKTKMSRGSATVGAGSDEGEIIIRADGKKVRKIRKSVTRVKTTDDNYASQKGLGSFLDQGSASKAFAHGSATVSGVPTIRKAKSADEGEIYTREDGKRVRRIAKKPSEASSNKSLSGFLNILTGSSKSKRSGSNTVAGDQVTKKAEMGEIIIRADGTKVRRIKKIKKSDEGGRSSNPELKSFLSKDSSDTNGLQSLSGSATVTGVSTAKVSELALAGDVDTNERGKNVQNVKTTPSTSLATNRLDGFLHRGFQNKTNASGSATVAGDTPTKSSTFMDGEIYINKDGKKVRRIKRIKSSSSTDGVDNHKVLSLSGLLDTDSATKPRPLGPATVSGERNVVDQGEIVIRADGKKVRRVKRTTSSESIEADSAKKNLSKFLEISGDRASTQSAQSGSATVTGVPVNASFATSVGDVYINEHGKKVRRVKKKPASSASSGLSGFLDDSVGASRKKPSGSATVAGDNPTKAKSYAEGEIYINKDGKKVRRVKRSPGGAATDDILTVVQQTNSLSGFLNENEVGTYSKLRGSATVAGERVVKSTIDGDVIIRDGKKILRRKKNGYVASAKSEDTDVYRRADGKLVRRVKKSGTHKLSGDLAGFLGSEEQKIAETQDSSATVVDSGIKPDFSRLLQSKRIEKEGYGSDTPAANEDVILSKSSVSIVRPSLEQPSNRSKCELSTTVDLSEAEELIASPYRKMLEIDLPESAVERKLIQDGVDNRICVTVLGRELSTSTQKCNSDRDLPNGSAADLGLHSAEHGIDDRLLKLEKTTKPDQAVEGVDINDLSEFCGEQSTFTVSPVVSGKPSHLSDSTLGVTHPFEVLEEASTTKPVATTSAVEFSLPNEEEFIAARFRKMILMGLPEAAVRQKMEMESIDPKKILHVLYQGDSASSSSIEACTRLHTEPLHTSSSQLPRLTDEEREVMMKYRKMVEAGLPEAAVSQKLLNDGADPKLIAYLAGEEKPACATPTKATDACVHVPNAAVSTFPFLPRLAPEERELVHKYKKMLSMGLPEDAVIHKLMQDGVDPKLVAYLNGEENPELTSTAVAVDDVPNGEIEASDTKTMENATYVVLETKPQGLTSSSEKNSTLGVSLTTGGPDEKFTVKMDDSTQNLSSEEAEMKHMTLDELAMISGQSRNELEAVIAQKRTQNSIPPRFVLQSVDMEQPESVYEVAVPLIKRPAGAAKTGQAQSDKGAPVGDGQEVVDSDLAKAARAVSALGDLDMKSLLEKLQTGDVGDLIAKLKEAERWKKKVEKQLAQAGVAIAEDIEYGEAKNKVEEIAKRMNEIGGSDVQVADKEEQNRLREEYFKLEQDMERYNTALMVSEEYQAEQERLEREWEESNLTANLEALKKVRRHMPVMIRNMSEAELTNTPTPNGKFLPNAIAKKFKRTNILQCLRLNPDDIERMHPATVEGFRVTGLTLTERRALYLHLKTIGPKWEKNKAEKMTERKWTWFKMMKNNFKENLAPYQRHVDQYGPPGSHPYATRENPDTGCPLIGKQCPLKADKVIDYDGDYGFTEEDEYEHSDVRKADTDDPGAKAMQEALELAREKKANERAELLKKHYKGKLLQVSKANGSCEAMDESMDKMENHTIRWIEFILDKGENIIEADHAKELANFTEALNEHKLAFLDFAQRSGMQMSGKRKAGGDSPDIRSFIECGLSEEVIECSRELFSFIKDRMKEIKARDTRIEKTVELLENVLTELHERNLATLESLQVKRPERSRKLRINSELKKEAQEKMKPKEEEIPPDEPVLSAGPSSITSGGGRGGLLDALSGRGRGDGGRGNLLGAISGRGRGRGGRGDLLGAISGRGRGGGGRGDLLGAISGRGRGGGGRGDLLGAISGRGRGGGGGRGGLLAAIQSKTEGGPPSADGGRGGLLSAIQGRGGGGGRGGLLAAIAARGGGDD; the protein is encoded by the coding sequence ATGACCAATGCTAGCGGGGAGTCTCCTGGTGGCATGGGAGCGAACGGGAGAGCGCTCCaacggtcgtcgtcggctaCTTCGCTCGAAAACGTGGTAGCTTCTACCAAGAGCACAAATGGATTAACTTCCTTTCTCGAGGCGGCCCCCAAAACGAAAATGTCGCGGGGGTCAGCAACAGTTGGCGCTGGATCCGACGAAGGAGAAATCATCATTCGTGCCGACGGTAAAAAAGTTCGCAAAATTCGAAAGTCTGTCACCCGTGTCAAGACGACCGACGACAATTATGCGAGTCAAAAAGGGCTGGGTTCCTTCCTCGACCAAGGCTCAGCCAGCAAGGCATTTGCTCACGGTAGTGCTACAGTGTCGGGCGTACCGACCATTCGTAAAGCCAAGTCGGCTGATGAAGGCGAAATTTATACAAGGGAAGATGGCAAGCGCGTGCGTCGAATTGCCAAAAAACCCAGTGAAGCTAGTAGTAACAAGTCTCTCAGTGGTTTTCTAAATATCTTAACGGGTTCTTCAAAATCAAAACGGAGCGGGTCGAACACCGTTGCCGGTGATCAAGTGACGAAAAAAGCAGAAATGGGTGAAATTATCATTCGTGCGGATGGTACGAAAGTGCGCCGGATTAAGAAAATCAAGAAATCTGACGAGGGCGGACGTAGCAGCAACCCAGAGCTGAAGTcgtttctttcaaaagaCAGCAGTGACACGAATGGCCTCCAGTCCCTTTCTGGAAGTGCTACGGTCACAGGTGTGTCCACTGCAAAGGTATCCGAATTGGCTTTGGCTGGTGACGTCGACACGAACGAAAGGGGAAAGAACGTTCAAAACGTCAAAACGACACCTTCTACATCGTTAGCGACAAACCGTCTCGACGGGTTTTTACATCGCGGCtttcaaaacaaaacaaatgcTTCTGGCTCTGCAACAGTGGCTGGTGACACGCCCACAAAATCCTCAACCTTTATGGATGGTGAAATTTACATCAACAAGGACGGTAAAAAAGTGCGAAGAATTAAAAGAATCAAGTCATCTTCATCAACGGACGGTGTGGATAATCACAAGGTTTTGAGTCTTTCCGGTCTTTTGGATACTGATTCAGCGACCAAGCCCAGGCCATTGGGCCCTGCTACCGTTAGTGGGGAGCGCAACGTTGTGGATCAGGGAGAGATTGTCATCCGCGCTGATGGTAAAAAAGTTCGTCGTGTCAAACGTACTACATCGTCCGAGAGCATTGAAGCAGATTCCGCAAAAAAGAATCTGTCCAAGTTTCTTGAAATATCTGGTGATAGAGCGTCTACTCAAAGCGCCCAGTCGGGCTCTGCTACTGTGACTGGCGTTCCTGTCAATGCATCTTTTGCTACATCGGTTGGTGACGTGTACATAAACGAACACGGCAAAAAAGTTCGCCGGGTTAAAAAGAAGCCAGCTTCGTCCGCATCTAGCGGACTTAGTGGCTTCCTTGATGATAGTGTGGGTGCTTCACGGAAGAAACCATCTGGCTCAGCGACAGTCGCTGGCGACAATCCAACGAAGGCCAAATCATATGCCGAAGGCGAAATTTACATTAATAAAGACGGGAAAAAGGTACGGAGAGTAAAAAGGAGTCCAGGAGGTGCAGCAACGGATGATATATTGACGGTGGTGCAGCAAACAAACAGCTTGTCAGGGTTTttgaacgaaaacgaagtCGGTACATATTCTAAGCTTCGCGGATCGGCAACTGTAGCCGGAGAACGCGTTGTAAAATCCACGATCGACGGTGACGTAATTATCCGCGACGGGAAGAAGATTCTCAGGCGAAAGAAAAACGGGTATGTCGCTTCGGCAAAGTCAGAAGATACAGATGTTTATCGCAGAGCCGATGGCAAACTTGTGCGACGGGTCAAAAAGTCTGGAACTCATAAGTTGTCTGGCGACTTGGCCGGATTCTTGGGCAGCGAAGAACAGAAAATTGCTGAAACACAAGACAGTTCCGCTACTGTTGTCGACTCCGGCATTAAGCCCGATTTTTCAAGATTGctgcaatcaaaaaggatTGAAAAGGAAGGCTATGGATCAGATACACCTGCTGCAAACGAGGATGTTATCTTGTCAAAATCCTCTGTTTCAATAGTCAGACCATCGCTGGAGCAACCTAGCAATAGATCAAAATGTGAGCTGTCGACTACTGTAGATTTGTCGGAAGCCGAAGAACTGATCGCATCTCCGTATCGAAAGATGCTTGAGATTGACTTGCCTGAGTCAGCCGTTGAACGCAAACTCATTCAGGACGGAGTAGACAACCGAATCTGTGTTACTGTTTTAGGTCGTGAGCTTTCGACTTCTACGCAAAAATGCAACTCCGACAGAGATCTCCCCAATGGGAGTGCTGCAGATTTGGGATTGCATTCCGCAGAGCACGGAATCGACGACCGCCTTTTGAAATTGGAGAAAACTACTAAACCGGACCAAGCGGTTGAAGGTGTTGACATAAATGACCTTTCCGAATTTTGCGGAGAGCAATCaacatttacagtcagtccGGTCGTTTCAGGAAAGCCATCTCATCTTTCAGATTCCACTCTTGGAGTAACGCATCCGTTTGAAGTATTGGAAGAGGCATCTACCACGAAGCCGGTCGCTACAACATCTGCCGTAGAGTTTTCACTTCCCAATGAGGAAGAGTTCATTGCTGCTCGGTTCCGAAAGATGATACTAATGGGCCTCCCAGAAGCCGCTGTTCGCCAAAAGATGGAAATGGAATCTATCGatccaaagaaaattttACACGTTTTGTATCAAGGAGATTCtgcttcctcctcgtcaATTGAAGCATGCACGCGCCTACATACGGAACCCTTACACACATCTAGCTCTCAGCTACCGAGATTGACGGATGAAGAAAGAGAGGTAATGATGAAGTACAGGAAAATGGTGGAAGCTGGGCTACCTGAAGCAGCGGTATCGCAGAAGCTCTTGAACGACGGAGCAGACCCAAAGCTAATTGCATATCTCGCTGGCGAAGAAAAGCCGGCGTGTGCTACACCAACAAAGGCTACTGATGCCTGCGTGCACGTGCCAAACGCTGCTGTTTCTACATTTCCATTCCTTCCGAGATTGGCACCCGAGGAGAGGGAGCTAGTACATAAGTACAAGAAGATGCTGAGTATGGGACTACCCGAAGATGCTGTGATACACAAGCTAATGCAAGATGGAGTAGATCCGAAATTAGTTGCATACCTAAATGGCGAAGAAAATCCGGAGCTAACATCAACGGCAGTGGCCGTCGATGACGTTCCCAACGGCGAAATCGAGGCGTCCGATACCAAAACGATGGAAAACGCCACATATGTTGTTTTGGAGACAAAGCCACAAGGTTTGACATCTAGTTCAGAAAAGAATAGCACGCTTGGAGTTTCTCTGACGACAGGTGGTCCTGACGAAAAGTTTACTGTCAAGATGGACGATTCAACTCAGAATCTTAGTTCGGAAGAAGCGGAGATGAAGCATATGACTCTTGATGAGCTAGCTATGATATCAGGACAGAGTAGGAATGAACTCGAAGCCGTTATTGCTCAAAAGCGTACGCAAAACAGCATTCCGCCGCGTTTTGTTTTGCAGTCTGTTGATATGGAGCAACCCGAAAGCGTATACGAGGTTGCTGTCCCACTTATTAAAAGACCTGCAGGCGCTGCGAAGACTGGACAAGCTCAATCTGACAAAGGTGCACCTGTCGGAGATGGGCAAGAGGTTGTAGACTCTGACCTGGCGAAAGCAGCTCGTGCCGTTTCGGCCCTCGGGGACCTTGATATGAAGAGCCTGTTGGAGAAACTTCAGACAGGGGACGTCGGAGATCTGATCGCCAAATTAAAGGAGGCCGAACGGTGGAAAAAGAAGGTCGAAAAGCAACTTGCCCAAGCTGgtgttgccattgccgaagaTATTGAATACGGTGAAGCAAAGAATAAGGTGGAGGAGATTGCTAAACGAATGAACGAAATCGGAGGAAGTGACGTTCAAGTTGCCGATAAGGAAGAGCAGAACCGTCTTAGAGAGGAGTACTTTAAACTCGAACAAGATATGGAACGATACAACACAGCTTTAATGGTGTCCGAAGAATATCAGGCAGAGCAAGAACGGCTTGAGAGAGAATGGGAAGAAAGTAACTTGACTGCGAATCTAGAAGCACTGAAGAAAGTTCGCCGGCATATGCCTGTAATGATTCGGAACATGAGTGAAGCGGAGTTGACAAATACACCGACGCCCAACGGCAAGTTTTTACCAAACGCTATCGCCAAGAAGTTCAAGCGGACAAACATTTTGCAATGCCTACGTCTTAACCCTGATGATATCGAAAGAATGCATCCAGCAACAGTGGAAGGTTTTCGAGTTACAGGTCTAACGCTCACGGAGCGTCGAGCGCTGTACCTTCATTTAAAAACAATCGGACCGAAATGGGAGAAGAACAAAGCGGAGAAAATGACTGAGCGTAAATGGACTTGGTtcaagatgatgaagaacAATTTCAAAGAAAATCTCGCACCGTATCAAAGGCACGTTGACCAATATGGTCCGCCTGGAAGCCATCCGTATGCAACAAGAGAAAATCCTGATACAGGCTGTCCTTTGATTGGCAAGCAGTGTCCATTGAAGGCTGACAAGGTGATCGACTATGATGGTGACTACGGATtcaccgaagaagacgagtATGAGCATTCGGATGTGCGCAAGGCGGACACGGATGATCCAGGGGCGAAAGCGATGCAAGAGGCTTTGGAGCTTGCACGAGAAAAGAAAGCAAACGAACGAGCTGAACTTCTCAAAAAGCACTACAAAGGCAAACTTTTACAGGTTTCGAAAGCAAATGGCAGCTGCGAGGCTATGGACGAGTCCATGGACAAAATGGAGAATCATACGATTCGATGGATTGAATTCATTTTGGATAAGGGTGAAAATATCATCGAAGCAGACCATGCTAAGGAGCTGGCCAATTTTACTGAGGCTTTGAACGAGCATAAGTTAGCATTTCTTGATTTTGCTCAACGTTCTGGTATGCAGATGTCAGGAAAACGGAAGGCCGGTGGGGACAGTCCTGACATTCGTAGTTTTATTGAATGTGGGCTTTCCGAAGAAGTCATAGAGTGTTCACGTGAGCTCTTCTCGTTCATCAAGGATAGAATGAAGGAGATTAAGGCAAGAGATACACGAATCGAGAAGACGGTTGAGCTGCTAGAAAATGTACTGACGGAACTTCATGAGCGTAATCTTGCCACACTTGAAAGCCTTCAAGTGAAGCGACCTGAACGATCCAGGAAGCTGAGGATCAACAGTGAGCTGAAGAAAGAAGCCCAGGAAAAGATGAAgccgaaagaagaagaaattccACCGGATGAACCTGTATTATCCGCTGGCCCGTCCTCGATAACTAGCGGGGGTGGACGTGGTGGTCTTTTGGACGCCCTGTCAGGCAGAGGTCGAGGGGACGGAGGTCGAGGAAATCTGCTAGGTGCAATATCAGGACGAGGTCGTGGGCGTGGAGGCCGGGGGGACCTACTGGGTGCAATATCAGGACGAGGGCGTGGGGGTGGAGGCCGCGGGGACCTACTAGGTGCAATATCAGGACGAGGGCGTGGGGGTGGAGGCAGAGGAGACCTATTAGGTGCAATATCAGGACGCGGTAGAGGaggcggtggtggacgagGTGGTTTACTTGCTGCTATTCAGAGCAAAACAGAGGGAGGACCGCCATCAGCTGATGGTGGGCGAGGGGGGCTACTCAGCGCGATTCAAGGAAGGGGAGGCGGAGGTGGTCGCGGAGGGCTGTTAGCTGCCATCGCAGCTCGAGGAGGTGGTGATGACTGA
- a CDS encoding predicted protein, with amino-acid sequence MSYDYDALCREFAQHRKASMVTENVIERSGHLQKAVQALETLSSCCPMTPALWIQYASTAAEWISQALLRQEDSCDADSRINKESLQTRLQTLELGLQEFPGYVLLHLHYIELLMHKNACTDAPKIESALRTAIAQVGGGSHRNEGSWVVQLYNHLATFLVKQNRVKEALQCFVQRARIPMKDVNDEIASDYRGFCENHGLTPSTKHLEQMEQGRRLEAKLFNRYITLEDEIDAVMHSQGILPRYDVGVDKLDWKIMLHTDRYGMGLGGADVATAFVKYALECSNIFKSAARQVDEDDQDLEIEEMRRHISGLASAVFERGVAECPTVDSLWLSYIRFLTEQDNGDSLSLLPSVSQRAVRNCPYSQALACQQMDNVLLLADKGLIVFDPDALMEQVQTALDTKFLPNPVQFLELYLCVIRIVKRRMLSILSGVAVTEQSGKAVLRYDEAEPILKSSNARSPKRDGKIDGVLQEVQDLCEDLTDMYEHIEQKMRKVLGKWSEGRSLLWLERAYTEKYFLNPLRRIFEGSGDSSRSTEDLEMLLLCEKPVRSHSPPHPDLYLRYIEQYLLSYPVVNATDVLHRLRRTRWLYQKAIVGVGRSKESKPVPSLVIPDFDSAFAHLSHHWLEFEQMFGSRSSVAEAHKAIARKMHKLGENVSHPSSDPLRERRSDAPSSMNVHMVQGPDRKRKVHIDSDDFEGKRIRTKTDWVDRDITTDDDRYVDPGQSKNAKKPNQDFKYHPFSVRVSGLSEKTDDMDLVDVFRPKCGEVVHARIIREKEIRHSLKGKSKGWGLIQFEDRESTEKALALDGIIGIHEKLVVIERSYMPAVMIVPPGMHRVQPKGEGKSSKINERRKEREQKTTRSTKSGSGPVLGPLSEDSFNPLQFRPRGIQAKPRSKVTITSTWVKPLPQWRYFRHTTVARIFFEVDTTITLNF; translated from the exons ATGTCGTACGATTACGATGCACTCTGTCGAGAGTTTGCACAGCACCGAAAGGCCTCAATGGTGACGGAGAACGTGATAGAGCGCTCGGGCCATTTGCAAAAGGCAGTCCAGGCCTTGGAAACTCTTTCATCTTGCTGTCCCATGACACCTGCGCTTTGGATACAATATGCCAGCACTGCTGCGGAATGGATTTCACAAGCGTTGTTACGACAGGAGGATTCGTGTGACGCAGATTCGAGAATCAATAAAGAATCTCTCCAAACGCGTTTACAGACTCTGGAATTGGGCTTACAAGAATTTCCCGGATACGTTTTGTTGCATTTACATTATATAGAGCTCTTGATGCACAAAAACGCATGTACTGATGCGCCCAAGATCGAATCGGCGCTGCGGACGGCGATTGCACAAGTAGGAGGGGGTTCTCACCGGAACGAGGGTAGCTGGGTCGTGCAGCTCTACAATCATCTTGCGACCTTCTTGGTCAAGCAAAATCGAGTGAAAGAGGCGTTGCAGTGTTTTGTACAACGCGCCCGAATTCCCATGAAAGATGTGAACGATGAGATTGCCAGTGACTACAGAGGATTTTGCGAGAACCACGGCCTTACTCCTTCTACCAAGCACTTGGAACAAATGGAGCAGGGCCGGCGACTAGAAGCCAAACTTTTTAATCGGTATATAACGCTGGAGGACGAAATTGATGCAGTCATGCATAGCCAGGGGATTCTTCCGAGGTATGATGTTGGTGTAGACAAACTCGACTGGAAGATTATGCTTCACACGGATCGCTACGGAATGGGATTGGGAGGGGCAGACGTGGCAACCGCATTTGTCAAATATGCTCTCGAGTGTTCAAATATCTTCAAAAGCGCCGCTCGGCAAGTAGACGAGGACGACCAGGACCTAGAAATAGAAGAAATGCGTCGCCATATTTCTGGCCTGGCCTCGGCAGTATTTGAGCGCGGTGTGGCCGAATGTCCGACCGTCGACTCTTTGTGGCTTTCCTATATTCGCTTCTTGACGGAACAAGACAACGGAGATTCTCTGTCCCTGCTACCAAGCGTTTCTCAACGGGCCGTACGCAATTGTCCATACAGCCAGGCTTTGGCTTGTCAACAAATGGACAACGTATTACTCTTGGCTGACAAGGGTCTTATTGTTTTTGATCCCGATGCACTAATGGAACAGGTGCAGACAGCACTAGACAcaaaatttcttccaaatccaGTACAGTTTTTGGAGCTCTACCTTTGTGTTATTCGTATCGTCAAGCGGCGCATGCTAAGTATCTTGTCTGGTGTGGCTGTAACTGAACAAAGTGGCAAGGCGGTACTACGGTATGACGAGGCGGAGCCTATCCTAAAGTCAAGCAATGCGAGATCTCCAAAACGTGACGGAAAGATAGACGGGGTGCTACAAGAAGTCCAGGACTTATGCGAGGACTTGACAGACATGTACGAACATATCGAACAAAAAATGAGGAAAGTTCTGGGAAAATGGTCAGAAGGCCGATCACTCTTGTGGTTGGAGCGAGCATATACGGAAAAATATTTCTTGAACCCGCTGCGTCGCATTTTTGAAGGCTCTGGTGATTCCTCCAGATCTACAGAAGACCTAGAAATGCTGCTATTGTGCGAGAAGCCAGTTCGGTCTCATAGTCCGCCCCATCCTGACTTGTACTTGCGCTACATCGAACAATACTTGTTGAGCTATCCTGTTGTGAACGCGACTGATGTCCTTCATCGTTTGAGACGTACTCGTTGGCTGTACCAAAAGGCCATTGTGGGGGTCGGAAGGAGCAAGGAATCAAAGCCCGTTCCTTCCTTGGTGATACCAGATTTCGATAGCGCGTTCGCACATTTAAGTCATCACTGGCTAGAGTTTGAACAGATGTTCGGGTCTCGAAGTTCGGTGGCTGAAGCGCACAAGGCAATTGCACGAAAGATGCACAAACTTGGTGAGAACGTTTCACATCCTTCATCGGACCCCTTGCGAGAAAGGAGGAGTGATGCTCCATCTTCTATGAATGTGCATATGGTGCAAGGTCCcgatcgaaaacgaaaagtaCATATTGATTCTGATGATTTTGAAGGGAAAAGAATTCGTACAAAAACAGATTGGGTAGATCGAGACATTACGACTGATGATGACCGCTATGTCGATCCGGGGCAATCAAAAAATGCTAAAAAGCCAAACCAGGATTTTAAATATCATCCTTTTTCTGTCCGTGTATCTGGATTAAGTGAGAAAACAGACGATATGGATCTGGTGGATGTTTTCCGACCTAAGTGTGGTGAAGTAGTTCATGCGAGAATCATCCGAGAGAAGGAAATTCGTCACAGCTTGAAGGGAAAATCAAAAGGATGGGGATTGATACAGTTTGAAGATAGAGAATCGACCGAGAAAGCCCTGGCATTGGACGGTATTATCGGTATACACGAAAAACTTGTTGTGATTGAGCGATCTTACATGCCTGCGGTAATGATTGTGCCGCCCGGAATGCACAGAGTTCAACCCAAGGGGGAGGGAAAGAGCTCAAAAATAAACGAAAGGCGCAAGGAACGAGAGCAAAAAACGACGCGATCCACAAAGTCAGGATCTGGCCCTGTATTAGGCCCCTTATCGGAAGATTCCTTCAATCCTCTGCAATTTCGACCCCGCGGCATTCAGGCAAAACCACGGTCGAAA GTCACTATCACTTCGACTTGGGTAAAGCCTCTGCCACAGTGGCGTTATTTCCGACACACCACTGTCGCCAGAATATTCTTTGAAGTGGATACTACCATTACATTGAACTTTTAA
- a CDS encoding predicted protein — MPVHSLHVFDRKGKTLFTKCYAQNKANKVDDGEQLSEKRKLVFGMLFSLKEVAASLSPSSIKDNGVHSVQTGASTCYCLETASGLRFALYITDDADKTHARSIRKAMQHAYNDIWIQSVVRSPLYNPVTPNVQATNFETNLDAFLVSQSWYR, encoded by the coding sequence atgccTGTTCATTCACTGCATGTATTCGACCGCAAAGGCAAGACTCTTTTTACCAAGTGCTACGCCCAGAATAAGGCCAACAAAGTTGATGACGGAGAGCAACTTTCTGAAAAACGAAAACTAGTCTTTGGGATGCTGTTTTCTCTGAAAGAAGTTGCTGCGAGCCTTTCGCCATCTTCAATCAAAGATAACGGAGTCCACTCTGTACAGACTGGTGCCAGTACCTGCTATTGCCTCGAAACGGCCAGTGGCCTAAGATTTGCCCTATACATAACCGACGATGCTGACAAGACACATGCCAGATCCATTCGCAAAGCAATGCAGCATGCGTACAACGATATCTGGATCCAGTCGGTTGTTAGATCTCCTCTATATAATCCCGTGACACCAAATGTACAGGCGACTAATTTTGAAACGAATCTTGACGCCTTTTTGGTATCGCAGTCTTGGTATCGATGA
- a CDS encoding predicted protein, producing MPKICDGCVQQVLVGNVFQQSLLQPVQAFGPALVPHYPRRYAMIQQRVSSDLEDVDVENEAILGYNNIPPTTAHCIPTRKDPIQSLDSMTYESDLIKTWEQDPSQQKGFYRDVERLRRYFAGLPVIKAVYRVLKEAKQIKLLLVV from the coding sequence ATGCCAAAAATTTGTGACGGGTGCGTACAGCAAGTGCTGGTTGGAAACGTATTCCAGCAGTCGCTGCTACAACCAGTGCAGGCCTTTGGTCCTGCACTTGTCCCGCATTACCCTCGCAGGTACGCCATGATACAACAACGCGTCTCGTCCGACctggaagacgtcgacgtGGAAAACGAAGCAATCTTGGGCTACAACAACATCCCCCCGACAACTGCGCATTGCATTCCAACGCGAAAAGATCCAATCCAATCCTTGGATTCCATGACGTACGAATCGGATCTGATCAAAACCTGGGAGCAGGACCCTTCTCAACAAAAGGGGTTTTATCGGGATGTCGAAAGACTACGTCGCTACTTTGCCGGATTGCCTGTTATCAAGGCCGTCTATCGCGTTTTGAAAGAGGCCAAACAAATCAAACTACTACTCGTTGTATAG